One Paramisgurnus dabryanus chromosome 8, PD_genome_1.1, whole genome shotgun sequence DNA window includes the following coding sequences:
- the med13b gene encoding mediator of RNA polymerase II transcription subunit 13-like: MMSSCFVPNGASLEDCHSNLFCLADLTGIKWKCFVWQGPTSSPILFPVTEEDPILCSFSRCLKADVLSVWRRHQTPGRRELWIFWWGDDPNFAELVHRDLSCDEDGAWESGLTYECRTLLFKAIHNLLERCLMNRSFIRIGKWFVKPYEKDEKPINKSEHLSCSFTFFVHGDSNVCTSVEINQHQPVYLLSEEHLTLAQQSSNSVQVILSPYGLSGSLTGQSFKLSDPPTQKLIEEWKQFYPIGPNTKDVTDDKMDDLDWEDDSLAAVEVVVAGVRMVYPASLVLVAQSDIPVVATVSSSTSSGSYSGGLHSHVVHGDAAISSVTLTPPTSPEEAQAVLQPAQKWVKLSAMSGAFSVDSSSHHGGKIPRRLASQMVERVWQECNINQAQNKRKFSTISNAVCEEETDKTFVWEFVEPSQRTQCNCSRLKNQKQRACSTPGHPSSAGQPSQPSTKHKMGEKLEKGDKQQKRPQTPFHHRSSLCEEPNLEQRDGVHRLCLQGHEETRFPSLHHADINTSKTPMLHGSTDATASSPQPPPLSPHLCEHGDEVANNLKNSSSPLHPHFYPPSSEPCLVPQKPPDDSHLEPMPPPYTPAYPESLEPTVYVGSAINPNQDTTHNPWKYFRVPGGRTTDFHTPQLPVVTQFEEGNRGQDTVVSITETMSSSMKPLKVSEDRVKMYEQKKNQHLLAAVSDGDQDRESDPYAFEEGDEEFTFTDKEKKPGAEREAGKKNKRDDGSLSSDDAQGAAGSKPLPTTSLIHETDLVVSINDLDNLFNSDEDDLTPGSRRAAGGTDEKFGKDVKPAAPDPLPCSADLHQMFPTPPSLEQHIMGYSPMNMGSKEYSNMDSIAGLSLLDGTTIGGNFKMEVEEGFCSPKPSEIRDFSFVFKPESCQALIGCSLYAPLKMLPSQCMLPIKLSEECVYQPSWTVGKLEMMQPVAAMTFLNKDSNIPSVGSAVEQDQSCTPQTHNTFMSNSAPPSNSGTGILPSPATPRFSAPTPRTPRTPRTPRGPASVQGSLKYDNSDLYSPASTPSTCRPLNSVEPATVPSIPEAHSLYVTLILSESVMNLFKDCNFDSCCICVCNMNITGADVGVYISDPNMDSQYSSMDPCSCGFSAVMNRRYGNGSGLFLEDELDIVGRGSDAGRDAEKHFEAVRAASRQRGAVLKEHVPDGLILLLQDLCTNPFSAIIRPEQLSTSLKLPIRLEERDYYSDCYLALEHGRQFMDNMTGGKVDETLVKSSCLHQWAKRNAFDMSMLFSQDVLRMLLSLQPVLQDAIQKKRSVRSWGVQGPLTWQQFHKMAGRGSYGTDESPEPLPIPTLLVGYEFDFVVMSPFALPYWEKLLLDPYSSHRDIGYMVVCPDNEALLNGARSFFRDLTAVYESCRLGQHRPISKKYADGIVTVSDTTSKPLTDQPLNDWLPKTINNSNEAFTKLRLYTQVCQNDLASHLAAQSLDSSLLSQRNSTSSSNPVPAAQNSATTNSTSNTNTSTTTSTSFTSSSSCSQGIGILPSVKPNSLPSVGAQGLQSSQQSGGQNTGPLGEGTSTTGQPQVQSEPPESTMEREKVGVPTDGDSHAVTYPPSIVIYIVNPFSYEETGTSSSVWTLGLLRCYLEMLQLLPPHIRNAVYVQIIPSQYLLQPVWSEERHIYAQHLKSLAFSVYTQCRRSLPTSTNVKTLTGFGPGLAIDTALQRPERPECLHLYAPPFVLAPVKDKQTELGETFGEAAQKYKVLFVAYCLSHDQRWLLASCTDQYGELLETCTISIDVPNRARRKKGSARRLGLHKLWDWCLGLVQMTSLPWRIVIGRLGRIGHGELRDWSILLSRQNLQSVSRRLKEMCRMCGISAADSPSILSTCLVAMEPQASFVIMPDSVSTGSVFGRSTTLNMQTSQLNTPQDTSCTHILVFPTSAGLQAFNPSNDVTDGMGGMDGILDLLSDNDFVDPDLINIIPNSPTTSPVHSPGSHYHHGGDGSKGQGTDRMESHDESPNILQQPLALGYFVSTAKAGPLPDWFWSSCPQARNQCPVFLKASLHLNVSSVQSDELLHSKHSHPLDSSHTSDVLRFVLEQYNALSWLTCDPATQDRRSCLPVHFVVLNQMYNFIMNML; encoded by the exons ATGATGAGTTCTTGTTTTGTACCCAACGGGGCGAGCTTGGAGGACTGCCACTCCAATCTCTTCTGTCTG GCTGACCTCACAGGGATCAAATGGAAGTGCTTTGTATGGCAGGGCCCCACCTCGTCCCCCATCCTCTTCCCAGTGACAGAGGAGGACCCCATCCTGTGCAGCTTCAGTCGCTGCCTGAAGGCGGATGTGCTGAGTGTGTGGCGGAGGCACCAGACCCCGGGCCGCCGGGAGCTCTGGATCTTTTGGTGGGGAGACGACCCCAACTTTGCCGAGCTCGTCCACCGTGACCTCTCCT GTGATGAGGACGGCGCATGGGAGAGCGGCCTGACTTATGAGTGCCGAACGCTGCTCTTCAAAGCCATCCATAACCTGTTGGAACGCTGCCTCATGAACCGATCTTTCATTCGAATCGGCAAGTGGTTTGTCAAGCCCTACGAGAAAGATGAAAAGCCAATCAACAAAAG TGAACACCTGTCCTGCTCCTTCACGTTTTTCGTACATGGAGACAGTAATGTGTGCACCAGCGTGGAGATCAACCAGCACCAGCCCGTCTACCTGTTGAGTGAGGAGCACCTGACATTGGCCCAGCAGAGCAGCAACTCAGTACAAG TGATTCTCTCTCCTTACGGCTTGAGCGGATCTCTGACAGGCCAGTCTTTCAAGCTCTCCGACCCACCAACCCAGAAGTTAATTGAAGAATGGAAGCAGTTTTATCCTATAGGCCCTAACACCAAGGATGTCACGGATGACAAGATGGATGACCTTGATTGGGAGGACGATTCATTGGCTGCCGTCGAGGTGGTCGTTG CTGGTGTGAGGATGGTGTACCCAGCCAGCCTGGTGCTGGTGGCCCAGTCTGACATCCCGGTTGTGGCTACAGTGAGCTCCTCCACCTCTTCTGGCTCTTATTCAGGAGGTCTGCACAGTCATGTGGTCCATGGAGATGCTGCCATCTCTTCAGTCACCCTGACTCCTCCCACTTCACCAGAGGAGGCCCAAGCAG TCTTGCAGCCTGCTCAAAAGTGGGTAAAACTCTCAGCGATGTCAGGCGCCTTCAGTGTGGACAGCAGCAGTCATCACGGAGGCAAGATCCCTCGCCGACTAGCCAGCCAAATGGTGGAGAGAGTCTGGCAAGAGTGCAATATTAACCAAGCCCAGAACAA GAGGAAATTCTCAACCATCTCCAATGCAGTATGTGAAGAGGAAACTgacaaaacttttgtttgggaATTTGTCGAGCCATCTCAAAGGACACAATGCAATTGCTCAAG GCTTAAAAACCAGAAGCAGCGTGCATGTAGCACCCCAGGACATCCTTCATCTGCTGGCCAACCTTCTCAGCCCTCCACCAAACACAAGATGGGGGAGAAGCTGGAAAAGGGGGACAAGCAACAAAAGAGGCCCCAGACTCCCTTTCACCATCGCAGCTCACTGTGTGAAGAGCCAAACCTTGAACAGAGAGATGGTGTGCACAGGCTTTGTCTTCAGGGCCATGAAGAAACTCGCTTCCCCAGCCTCCACCACGCAGACATCAACACCAGCAAGACCCCTATGCTGCACGGCTCCACTGACGCGACAGCCAGTTCCCCTCAGCCTCCGCCACTCAGCCCGCACCTCTGCGAGCACGGGGACGAGGTGGCAAACAACTTAAAAAACTCTTCTTCTCCGCTCCACCCTCACTTTTACCCTCCTTCCTCCGAGCCCTGCCTGGTGCCCCAGAAACCCCCAGATGATTCTCATCTGGAACCAATGCCCCCACCCTACACGCCCGCATACCCAGAGTCCCTAGAACCCACGGTGTATGTGGGCTCCGCCATCAACCCCAATCAGGACACGACACACAATCCTTGGAAGTACTTTAGGGTGCCTGGTGGGAGGACAACAGATTTCCACACGCCTCAACTTCCTGTGGTAACACAGTTTGAGGAGGGTAACCGAGGCCAGGATACAGTCGTGTCTATTACAGA AACTATGTCTTCCTCCATGAAGCCTCTGAAAGTGTCAGAAGATCGAGTAAAGATGTACGAGCAAAAGAAGAATCAGCATCTCCTGGCAGCGGTGAGTGACGGAGACCAGGATCGAGAATCCGATCCCTATGCTTTTGAAGAAGGAGACGAGGAGTTCACCTTCACAGATAAAGAGAAAAAGCCTGGAGCCGAGAGGGAGGCGGGTAAGAAAAATAAG agGGATGATGGCAGTTTGTCATCTGATG ATGCCCAGGGTGCGGCCGGCAGTAAACCACTTCCCACCACCAGTTTAATCCACGAGACAGACCTTGTTGTGTCCATTAATGACCTGGACAACCTCTTCAACTCTGACGAGGATGACCTCACG CCTGGATCCAGAAGAGCTGCCGGTGGCACAGACGAGAAATTCGGGAAAGATGTTAAACCCGCAGCGCCTGACCCCCTGCCTT GCTCTGCAGACCTGCACCAGATGTTCCCAACCCCTCCATCATTGGAACAACACATCATGGGCTACTCTCCCATGAACATGGGCAGTAAAGAATACAGCAACATGGATTCAATAGCCGGACTGTCTCTCTTGGATGGGACGACTATCGGCGGCAACTTCAAGATGGAGGTGGAGGAGGGTTTCTGTAGCCCTAAACCCTCAGAGATTAGG GACTTTTCATTCGTGTTTAAGCCAGAATCCTGTCAAGCTCTCATCGGCTGCTCCCTTTACGCCCCGTTGAAGATGCTGCCTAGCCAGTGCATGCTTCCCATCAAGCTTTCAGAGGAGTGTGTTTACCAGCCAAGCTGGACAGTTGGCAAACTGGAGATGATGCAGCCGGTGGCAGCCATGACCTTTTTGAACAAGGACAG TAACATTCCGAGTGTGGGAAGCGCAGTCGAGCAGGATCAGAGCTGCACCCCTCAGACACACAACACCTTCATGTCCAACAGTGCCCCACCCAGCAACAGCGGCACAGGCATCCTGCCCTCTCCCGCGACCCCTCGATTCTCTGCACCAACACCACGAACGCCCCGAACCCCACGTACCCCCAGAGGCCCCGCCAGCGTCCAGGGCTCACTTAAATACGACAACTCGGACCTCTACTCCCCAGCCTCTACGCCTTCCACCTGCAGACCCCTAAACTCCGTGGAGCCGGCCACCGTGCCCTCCATCCCAGAAGCTCACAGCCTGTACGTCACCCTGATCCTGTCGGAGTCGGTCATGAACCTCTTTAAGGACTGCAACTTTGACAGCTGTTGCATTTGCGTCTGCAACATGAACATCACGGGAGCGGACGTGGGTGTTTACATCAGCGATCCAAACATGGATTCGCAATACTCCAGCATGGATCCCTGCTCGTGTGGTTTTAGTGCTGTTATGAACCGTCGCTATGGCAACGGCTCTGGACTGTTCCTGGAGGATGAGCTGGATATTGTGGGCCGGGGTTCGGATGCCGGTCGAGACGCGGAGAAGCACTTTGAGGCTGTGCGTGCAGCCTCGAGGCAGAGAGGGGCGGTTCTTAAAGAGCACGTTCCGGATGGTCTCATCCTCTTGCTGCAGGACCTGTGCACTAACCCTTTCTCTGCCATCATCAGACCGGAGCAACTAAGTACCAGCCTCAAGCTTCCCATCCGCCTGGAGGAGAGGGACTATTACAGCGATTGCTATCTAGCTCTAGAGCACGGCAGGCAGTTTATGGACAACATGACTGGAGGAAAAGTCGATGAGACGCTGGTCAAAAGTTCATGTTTACACCAGTGGGCGAAACGCAATG CTTTCGATATGAGCATGCTGTTCTCCCAGGATGTGCTCAGGATGCTGTTGTCCCTGCAACCCGTATTGCAGGATGCCATTCAGAAGAAGAGGTCTGTGCGTTCTTGGGGTGTTCAGGGTCCACTCACCTGGCAGCAGTTCCACAAAATGGCTGGCAGGGGGTCTTACG GCACTGATGAATCTCCAGAGCCTCTACCGATCCCCACCTTACTGGTGGGTTACGAGTTCGACTTTGTTGTCATGTCGCCTTTCGCTCTGCCATACTGGGAGAAGCTTCTGCTGGACCCGTACAGCTCCCATCGGGACATCGGTTATATGGTGGTGTGTCCTGACAACGAGGCTCTGCTGAATGGAGCCAGGTCTTTCTTCAGAGACCTGACTGCCGTTTATGAG TCCTGTCGACTCGGTCAGCACAGGCCCATCTCCAAGAAATACGCTGATGGCATCGTGACCGTAAGCGATACTACATCCAAACCTCTAACAGATCAGCCTCTCAACGACTGGCTCCCAAAAACCATCAACAACAGCAACGAGGCCTTCACCAAGCTCAGACTCTACACACAAGTGTGCCAAAACGACTTGG cTTCTCATCTGGCAGCACAGTCTTTGGACAGCTCACTGCTTTCTCAGCGAAACTCTACCAGCTCCAGCAACCCCGTCCCAGCTGCTCAGAACAGCGCCACCACCAACAGCACCTCCAACACAAACACCAGTACCACCACATCCACCTCCTTTACCTCCTCCTCGTCATGCTCTCAGGGCATAGGCATCTTGCCGTCTGTCAAACCCAATTCTCTACCTAGCGTTGGCGCTCAGGGCTTGCAATCCAGCCAACAGAGCGGCGGTCAGAACACAGGGCCTCTGGGAGAGGGAACATCAACCACCGGCCAACCTCAGGTCCAATCTGAGCCTCCCGAGAG caCGATGGAACGAGAAAAGGTGGGTGTGCCGACTGACGGAGACTCACATGCTGTCACATACCCTCCTTCCATAGTGATCTACATCGTTAACCCCTTCAGCTATGAGGAAACAGGAACCAGTTCCAGCGTTTGGACCTTGGGGCTCCTACGCTGTTATTTGGAAATGCTTCAGTTACTTCCGCCTCACATCAGGAATGCTGTATACGTGCAA ATAATACCCAGCCAATACTTGCTGCAGCCGGTCTGGAGTGAGGAGCGCCACATATACGCACAGCATCTGAAGTCTCTGGCTTTCTCAGTTTACACTCAGTGCAGACGGAGTCTGCCAACCTCTACTAATGTCAAAACGCTAACAGGCTTTGGCCCTGGCCTGGCCATTGACACTGCACTACAGAGACCAGAG AGACCAGAGTGTTTACATCTTTACGCTCCTCCGTTCGTTCTGGCCCCGGTGAAAGACAAGCAGACGGAGTTGGGCGAGACATTCGGAGAGGCTGCTCAAAAATACAAAGTGCTATTTGTGGCGTATTGCTTGTCACATGACCAGAGATGGCTCCTGGCCTCATGCACCGACCAGTACGGAGAATTGCTCGAAACCTGCACCATCAGCATTGACGTACCCAACAG AGCTCGGAGGAAAAAGGGCTCTGCGCGACGACTGGGCCTTCATAAACTGTGGGATTGGTGCCTCGGTCTCGTGCAGATGACCTCGTTGCCTTGGCGCATCGTGATTGGCCGGCTTGGCAGGATAGGGCACGGGGAGTTACGAG ATTGGAGTATTTTGTTAAGTAGGCAAAACTTGCAGTCTGTAAGCAGACGACTGAAGGAAATGTGCAGGATGTGCGGTATCTCTGCCGCTGATAGTCCCAGCATCCTCAGTACCTGTCTAGTCGCCATGGAGCCCCAAGCTTCCTTTGTCATCATGCCAG ACTCAGTGTCCACAGGCTCTGTGTTTGGCCGCAGCACAACTCTAAACATGCAGACGTCTCAGTTAAACACTCCTCAGGACACCTCCTGCACTCACATCTTGGTGTTCCCCACGTCTGCCGGCCTCCAGGCCTTCAATCCTAGCAACG ATGTTACAGATGGAATGGGGGGCATGGATGGGATTTTGGATCTGCTGTCAGATAATGATTTCGTTGATCCTGATCTCATCAACATAATACCTAATTCACCCACCACCTCCCCAGTGCATTCACCAGGCTCACACTACCACCACGGCGGAGATGGCAGCAAG GGTCAGGGTACAGACAGGATGGAGTCTCACGACGAATCTCCCAACATCCTACAGCAGCCCTTGGCTCTGGGTTACTTTGTGTCCACGGCTAAAGCCGGTCCACTGCCTGACTGGTTCTGGTCCTCGTGTCCACAGGCGAGAAACCAATGTCCTGTGTTCCTAAAG GCTTCTCTGCACCTTAATGTTTCATCAGTGCAGTCAGATGAGCTGCTGCACAGTAAACACTCTCACCCGCTGGACTCCAGTCATACCTCAGATGTGCTCAG ATTTGTGCTGGAGCAGTACAACGCCCTCTCATGGCTAACCTGTGACCCAGCAACTCAGGACCGGCGCTCTTGTCTGCCTGTGCACTTTGTTGTGCTCAACCAAATGTACAATTTCATTATGAACATGCTCTAA